One window of the Pseudomonas sihuiensis genome contains the following:
- a CDS encoding TrbI/VirB10 family protein, translating to MSQDDTPDLATPQAGKVAPEAVALRAQPRPVTRLNRRTLAILAGGLSVAVLGATIWSLQPQRRGANEQTELYNVDRVSKSEGLDALPTDYSKLPPALPPDVPELGPPLPGDLGPAIVASQQPVTPGYSPPGHDPEDALRKEADAAAASSVFFRSGGQGQGQAAATVAQAAPGAPGVANTLAAFDPLAAGPASTAAQPADPTAVQNRQDQKEAFLKAGSTETRNSGHLALPASPYQVMAGTVIAGALVTGIQSDLPGDVIATVTEPVYDTATGKFLLIPQGSRILGKYNSQVSYGQSRVQVVWNRVILPDTSSLTLDNLVGTDPAGYSGLEDDVDWHWNRIVAGAVLTTLLGVGAELAAPENRQDGNRIVIAGRDGAQDSINQVGQEITRRNMNIQPTLTERPGLPVRIIVNRDLVLRPYQPLFFNRGASQ from the coding sequence ATGAGCCAGGACGACACCCCCGACCTCGCCACGCCGCAGGCGGGCAAGGTTGCGCCGGAGGCGGTGGCGCTGCGCGCCCAGCCACGCCCGGTCACGCGCCTGAATCGGCGCACGCTGGCCATCCTCGCCGGCGGCCTGTCGGTCGCCGTGCTTGGGGCCACCATCTGGTCGCTGCAACCGCAGCGGCGCGGAGCCAACGAGCAGACCGAGCTTTACAACGTCGATCGCGTCTCGAAGTCCGAAGGGCTGGATGCGCTGCCGACGGACTACTCGAAGCTGCCGCCAGCCTTGCCGCCCGATGTGCCCGAACTGGGGCCGCCGTTGCCCGGCGACCTTGGTCCGGCCATCGTCGCTTCGCAGCAGCCGGTGACGCCGGGCTATTCGCCGCCAGGCCATGATCCCGAAGATGCCTTGCGCAAGGAGGCGGACGCGGCGGCGGCCTCGTCGGTGTTCTTCCGCTCGGGCGGCCAGGGTCAGGGCCAGGCCGCCGCCACGGTCGCGCAAGCTGCGCCGGGTGCGCCTGGTGTTGCAAACACACTCGCGGCCTTCGATCCTCTCGCTGCCGGGCCTGCCTCGACAGCGGCCCAGCCCGCCGACCCGACCGCCGTGCAGAACCGGCAAGACCAGAAAGAGGCATTCCTGAAAGCCGGTTCTACGGAAACCCGCAATTCCGGCCATCTGGCGCTGCCCGCATCGCCCTATCAGGTGATGGCCGGAACGGTGATCGCGGGTGCGCTGGTGACGGGCATCCAGTCGGATTTGCCGGGCGACGTGATCGCCACGGTGACGGAGCCGGTCTATGACACGGCCACGGGCAAGTTTCTGCTGATCCCGCAGGGCTCGCGCATCCTTGGCAAATACAACAGCCAGGTCAGCTACGGACAAAGCCGCGTGCAGGTGGTGTGGAATCGCGTCATTCTGCCCGACACATCCTCGCTGACGCTGGACAACCTTGTCGGCACCGATCCGGCCGGCTACTCCGGCCTGGAAGACGACGTGGACTGGCATTGGAATCGCATCGTTGCCGGCGCGGTGCTGACGACGTTGCTGGGCGTAGGTGCCGAGCTGGCCGCGCCGGAGAACCGCCAGGATGGCAACCGCATCGTCATCGCCGGGCGCGATGGCGCACAGGACAGCATCAATCAGGTCGGCCAGGAAATCACCCGGCGCAACATGAATATCCAGCCGACGCTGACCGAGCGGCCGGGCCTGCCCGTGCGAATCATCGTCAACCGGGATCTGGTGCTGCGGCCGTACCAGCCGCTGTTCTTCAATCGGGGAGCTTCGCAATGA
- a CDS encoding DUF2274 domain-containing protein: protein MSTTKKLRLGPLPKTESVKLTFACPASLKADLDRYAALHAQTYGEAVDAMTLIPHMLEAFMAGDRGFRKDTATRSAPSKPT from the coding sequence ATGAGCACGACCAAGAAGCTGCGGCTCGGGCCGCTGCCCAAGACCGAAAGCGTCAAACTGACCTTTGCCTGCCCAGCCAGCTTGAAAGCCGACCTCGACCGCTACGCCGCGCTGCACGCGCAGACCTACGGCGAGGCGGTTGATGCCATGACGCTGATCCCGCACATGCTGGAGGCGTTCATGGCGGGGGATCGGGGATTCAGGAAGGACACGGCGACCCGGAGCGCGCCATCGAAGCCGACATGA
- the trbG gene encoding P-type conjugative transfer protein TrbG, with protein MNDLFRKSALPLILLSLAGCATQGKPPPTISLDEPVQAQPLPEPPAPVEVVKVPEPLALPAQLKPLPEAEDAKAAPEPADEKVRVSRANTEARVAPTREGYVNAIQVWPFTDGALYQVYAAVGRVTVIALQPGEELVTVAAGDTVRWIVGDTSSGSGADLRVNVLVKPIRSALKTNLVITTSRRTYLLELASTEKTWMASVSWEYPRDRMLALQRQAQAASAAAPVDSGLSLENLRFRYAVSGSNPPWKPLRAFDDGQKVYIQFPAGIAQGELPPLFVIGPEGDGQLVNYRFRSPYYIVDRLFGAAELRLGGDKSDVVRIERTDGVARRN; from the coding sequence ATGAATGATCTTTTCCGTAAATCCGCCTTGCCGTTGATCCTGCTTTCCCTCGCGGGCTGCGCCACGCAGGGCAAACCGCCGCCGACCATCTCGCTCGATGAGCCAGTGCAGGCCCAGCCGCTGCCGGAGCCGCCCGCGCCGGTGGAAGTGGTCAAGGTGCCCGAGCCGCTGGCGCTGCCGGCGCAGTTGAAGCCATTGCCCGAGGCAGAGGACGCCAAGGCCGCGCCGGAACCGGCCGACGAGAAGGTGCGCGTCTCGCGGGCCAATACGGAGGCGCGCGTCGCGCCCACGCGCGAGGGCTACGTCAATGCGATTCAGGTCTGGCCCTTCACTGACGGTGCGCTGTATCAGGTCTATGCGGCCGTGGGCCGCGTGACCGTGATCGCGCTCCAGCCGGGCGAGGAACTGGTGACGGTGGCCGCCGGCGATACCGTGCGCTGGATCGTGGGTGATACGTCCAGCGGTAGCGGCGCCGACCTGCGCGTGAACGTGCTGGTCAAGCCAATCCGTTCGGCCCTAAAGACCAATCTCGTCATCACCACCAGCCGCAGGACGTACCTTCTGGAGCTGGCTTCTACGGAAAAGACGTGGATGGCGTCGGTGTCCTGGGAGTACCCGCGCGACCGGATGCTGGCTTTGCAGCGCCAAGCGCAGGCGGCCAGCGCCGCCGCGCCGGTGGACTCCGGCTTGTCGCTGGAAAACCTGCGCTTCCGCTACGCGGTCAGCGGTAGCAACCCGCCGTGGAAGCCGCTGCGCGCGTTCGACGACGGGCAGAAGGTCTATATCCAGTTCCCCGCCGGCATCGCGCAAGGCGAGCTGCCGCCGCTGTTCGTGATCGGGCCGGAAGGCGACGGGCAACTGGTCAACTATCGCTTCCGCTCGCCGTACTACATCGTGGATCGGCTGTTCGGCGCCGCCGAACTCCGCCTGGGCGGAGACAAGAGCGACGTGGTGCGAATTGAACGCACGGACGGCGTTGCGCGGAGGAACTGA
- a CDS encoding lysophospholipid acyltransferase family protein — protein MLAALTAFAITSAARLLTGARALWLGSTAQATQRLYYANHSSHGDFVLLWASLPPELRKRTRPVAGADYWQKPGVRSFLINKVFNGVLVDRERKEGANPLQAMLDALDGGDSLIIFPEGTRNLGDEPLLSFKSGLYHLAQARPDVELVPVWIANLNRVMPKGRALPLPLLCTLSFGAALEPIEGEGKDAFLERARNALLALAPEEA, from the coding sequence ATGCTCGCCGCATTGACCGCTTTCGCCATCACCTCGGCAGCTCGCCTGCTGACCGGCGCACGAGCCCTTTGGCTCGGCAGTACCGCGCAGGCGACCCAGCGCCTGTACTACGCCAACCACAGCAGCCACGGCGACTTCGTCCTGCTCTGGGCCTCGCTGCCGCCGGAGCTGCGCAAGCGCACCCGGCCGGTGGCCGGCGCCGACTACTGGCAGAAACCGGGCGTGCGCAGCTTCCTGATCAACAAGGTATTCAACGGCGTGCTGGTCGACCGCGAGCGCAAGGAAGGCGCCAACCCGCTGCAGGCGATGCTCGACGCGCTGGACGGCGGCGACTCGCTGATCATCTTCCCCGAGGGCACGCGCAATCTCGGCGACGAGCCCTTGCTGTCCTTCAAAAGCGGCCTTTATCACCTGGCTCAGGCGCGCCCGGACGTGGAGCTGGTGCCGGTGTGGATCGCCAACCTCAACCGGGTGATGCCCAAGGGCAGGGCGCTGCCGCTGCCGCTGCTGTGCACCCTGAGCTTCGGTGCGGCGCTGGAGCCCATCGAGGGGGAGGGCAAAGACGCCTTCCTGGAACGCGCGCGTAACGCCCTGCTGGCACTGGCACCCGAGGAGGCCTGA
- a CDS encoding phosphatidate cytidylyltransferase, producing the protein MDNNTLLLFAGIGALLLLASLVGFVLKRRSGDQPNPVIDNLNARINAWWVMVLVIGIAFLFGNNGVILLFYFVSFYALREFMTLTPTRRSDYPALVAAFYFALPMQYLLIAFGWYGLFAIFIPVYLFLLLPILASLGGDTTRYLERAAKVQWGLMIAVYCISSVPALLTLDIPGYEGRNLLLIAWLIIVVQLSDVLQYVCGKLAGKHKIAPNLSPSKTVEGFVGGVALATLIGAMLCWITPFAFWQAALFALLVCILGFAGGLVMSAIKRDRGVKDWGHMIEGHGGMLDRLDSVCFAAPVFFHMVRYWWA; encoded by the coding sequence ATGGATAACAACACTTTGCTGCTGTTCGCCGGTATCGGTGCCCTGTTGTTGCTGGCCAGCCTGGTCGGCTTCGTCCTCAAGCGGCGCAGTGGCGATCAGCCCAACCCGGTGATCGACAACCTCAACGCGCGGATCAATGCCTGGTGGGTGATGGTGCTGGTGATCGGCATCGCCTTCCTGTTCGGCAACAATGGCGTGATCCTGCTGTTCTACTTCGTCTCCTTCTATGCCCTGCGCGAGTTCATGACCCTGACGCCGACCCGGCGCAGCGATTACCCGGCGCTAGTGGCGGCCTTCTACTTCGCCCTGCCGATGCAGTACCTGCTGATCGCTTTCGGCTGGTACGGCCTGTTCGCCATCTTCATCCCGGTCTATCTGTTCCTGCTGTTGCCGATCCTGGCTTCGCTGGGCGGCGACACCACCCGCTACCTCGAGCGTGCGGCCAAGGTGCAGTGGGGCTTGATGATCGCCGTTTACTGCATTTCCTCTGTACCTGCTCTGCTGACTTTGGATATTCCCGGCTATGAGGGGCGCAACCTGCTGCTGATCGCCTGGCTGATCATCGTCGTGCAGCTCTCCGACGTGCTGCAGTACGTCTGCGGCAAGCTGGCCGGCAAACACAAGATCGCGCCCAACCTGTCACCCTCGAAAACCGTGGAAGGCTTTGTCGGCGGCGTAGCGCTGGCCACGCTGATTGGCGCCATGCTGTGCTGGATCACGCCGTTCGCGTTCTGGCAGGCCGCACTGTTCGCGCTGCTGGTGTGCATCCTCGGCTTCGCCGGCGGCCTGGTGATGTCGGCGATCAAACGCGACCGCGGGGTGAAGGACTGGGGCCACATGATCGAAGGCCACGGCGGTATGCTGGATCGCCTGGACTCGGTGTGCTTCGCCGCGCCGGTTTTCTTCCATATGGTGCGCTACTGGTGGGCCTGA
- a CDS encoding GGDEF domain-containing protein, translating into MIAHTQTLFGAVALVAVIMGSCLILVGQLRHRDGMLTTGLGMVSHALAYIGFTLFGQVSMWISYVLANTLLSTALAFYTVSLPLIHGRRPPGRLAFAFPLLLGALLSLLIDTQEPRQLVACLLLFTQCLVILRLSRTHAVSGGRAHRILMIGAGISLFGLGIRVVVILSGAPAEMHYDVSNLKQTVSVALGAATIIMFSFGLVLLSRERIESELRQTALRDTLTRLPNRLAILEQLTDELERARRQHTPLSIAMLDLDHFKQINDSHGHLVGDDVLRHCADHLQQRLRRNDSIGRYGGEEFLLILPGTDASGALELVDQLRQSLTQHPAQVDDKTIALSFSAGVYGSTSPVAEDITGMLLKADAALYRAKHAGRNTQVLATAD; encoded by the coding sequence ATGATCGCCCACACCCAGACACTGTTCGGAGCCGTCGCGCTGGTCGCCGTGATCATGGGCAGTTGCCTGATCCTGGTCGGCCAGTTGCGTCATCGCGACGGCATGCTCACCACTGGACTGGGCATGGTCTCCCATGCGCTGGCCTACATTGGCTTCACCCTGTTCGGTCAGGTATCGATGTGGATCAGCTACGTGCTGGCCAACACCTTGCTGTCCACCGCGCTGGCGTTCTACACGGTCAGCCTGCCGCTGATCCACGGCCGACGCCCGCCCGGGCGACTGGCCTTCGCCTTCCCGCTGCTGCTGGGCGCGTTGCTAAGCCTGCTGATCGATACCCAGGAACCCCGCCAACTGGTAGCCTGCCTGCTGCTGTTCACGCAATGCCTGGTCATCCTGCGCCTGAGCCGCACCCATGCCGTGTCCGGCGGGCGTGCCCACCGAATCCTGATGATCGGTGCTGGCATCAGCCTGTTCGGCCTGGGCATTCGTGTGGTGGTCATCCTCAGCGGTGCGCCGGCAGAGATGCACTACGACGTCAGCAACCTGAAGCAGACGGTATCGGTCGCCCTCGGTGCCGCCACCATCATCATGTTCTCCTTCGGCCTGGTGCTGCTGTCGCGCGAGCGCATCGAATCGGAGCTGCGCCAGACCGCCCTGCGCGACACGCTCACCAGGCTGCCCAATCGCCTGGCGATACTCGAACAACTCACCGACGAGCTGGAGCGTGCCCGCCGCCAACACACGCCGCTGTCCATCGCCATGCTCGATCTGGATCACTTCAAGCAGATCAACGACAGCCACGGCCACCTGGTCGGCGATGACGTGCTCAGGCACTGCGCGGACCATCTTCAGCAGCGGCTGCGGCGCAACGACAGCATCGGTCGTTATGGTGGTGAGGAATTCCTGCTGATTCTGCCCGGCACCGACGCCAGCGGCGCGCTGGAGTTGGTCGATCAGCTCCGCCAATCCCTGACTCAGCACCCGGCGCAGGTCGACGACAAGACCATCGCCTTGAGCTTCAGCGCCGGTGTTTACGGCAGCACCAGCCCCGTCGCCGAGGACATCACTGGCATGCTGCTGAAGGCCGACGCCGCGCTCTATCGAGCCAAGCATGCCGGGCGTAACACACAGGTCCTGGCCACAGCGGACTGA